The proteins below come from a single Mucilaginibacter mali genomic window:
- a CDS encoding outer membrane beta-barrel family protein gives MNFKHFLNLVTVLLLFCAASVFAQQGAAVKGSVTGKLIDAGTNQPLEFATVTLLKKADNLPAKSIQTDLQGNFKLDNLPDGLYLLRTTYVGYATYTKDSINISPRKRVYVLNTIKLGQTKGVLKEVAIKAQRSQIQLGVDRKVFSVDQSLVSQGGSATDLLNNVPSVQVDVDGNLNLRGTSNVRVLINGKPSALTGSSMADILQSIPASAIENIEVITNPSSKYDAEGQSGIINIVLKKNARLGMNGSVSGSVGNQKSVNGSANIAYQTQKINLYANYSYRKAQRTGNGFTNRTTTGPGIGTTFQNQIADQSFDFNSNNIRAGIDINLDPKTTLSFSGNANLRNRNRFQFGDTRIIDGPTGALKQLTSQDASSFTHGNRNLDYNADFDRKYKKGELTANVGYSTGHEDADDYQTIAYNVYQPTPSNRLRKQINVNGEQGYNVNLQTDYTQPLSNNNKIELGYRSTFAQNDSHNDVDSLLGTSYVPDGRLTNHFLYKEQVHAVYGNYQQQFGQFGVQVGLRAESAHIRTLLREGNVANGQDYFRVYPSIFLSDKLSENQTLQISYTRRVSRPRDRQISPFLDTSDPYNYQQGTPTLKPEDTHSFELSYINYWKSVTLTSSLYTRITNDNIQRVRTPYNNSTTVVVLHSENITSSQNSGFELIGKVNATQNLDITANVNAYYSYLQAAPQFGLNSTSGFAWNGNLTANIKPAKKLGVQLRGDYNAPQVISQGKQRAMYGLDGGLKYDITKALNLSANVRDIFNSRKFGSNIDYMAGTASIHSESVRRFQTRTMQVTLSYRFGSAPDDGNKKKGKKDKKDGNNGDDMGGNPDEGGNGGGKL, from the coding sequence ATGAATTTTAAGCACTTTTTAAACCTTGTCACGGTTTTACTATTGTTTTGCGCCGCATCTGTTTTTGCACAGCAGGGCGCCGCGGTTAAGGGTTCGGTCACGGGTAAGTTAATTGATGCCGGCACCAACCAGCCGCTTGAATTTGCAACCGTAACCTTATTAAAAAAAGCCGATAACCTGCCCGCCAAAAGCATCCAAACCGATTTGCAGGGCAATTTTAAACTCGATAATCTTCCCGATGGCCTATACCTGCTGCGCACCACTTATGTGGGGTATGCTACTTATACTAAAGATAGCATCAACATCAGTCCGCGTAAACGCGTTTACGTATTAAACACCATTAAGCTTGGCCAAACCAAAGGTGTACTGAAGGAAGTAGCCATTAAAGCCCAGCGCAGCCAGATACAACTGGGTGTAGACCGGAAAGTTTTCAGTGTAGATCAAAGCCTGGTGAGCCAGGGCGGTTCCGCTACCGACTTGCTGAACAACGTACCATCGGTACAGGTGGATGTGGATGGCAACCTTAACCTGCGCGGTACCAGCAATGTGCGGGTGCTCATCAACGGTAAGCCATCGGCGTTAACCGGCAGCAGCATGGCCGATATTTTGCAATCTATCCCCGCCAGCGCTATCGAGAATATAGAGGTGATCACCAACCCGTCATCAAAATACGATGCCGAAGGACAATCGGGTATCATCAACATCGTACTGAAAAAGAATGCCCGTTTAGGCATGAATGGCTCGGTAAGCGGATCGGTTGGTAACCAGAAATCGGTTAACGGCAGTGCCAACATTGCCTATCAAACACAAAAAATAAACCTGTATGCTAACTACAGCTACCGCAAGGCGCAGCGTACCGGCAATGGCTTTACCAACAGAACAACTACCGGCCCGGGCATTGGCACCACTTTCCAAAACCAAATTGCCGACCAAAGCTTCGATTTTAACTCGAACAATATCCGCGCGGGTATCGATATCAACCTCGATCCTAAAACCACGCTGAGTTTTTCGGGCAATGCTAACCTGCGTAACCGTAACCGCTTCCAGTTTGGCGATACCCGTATCATCGATGGCCCTACCGGCGCGCTGAAGCAACTGACCAGCCAGGATGCAAGCTCGTTCACCCATGGTAACCGCAACCTGGATTACAATGCCGATTTTGACCGCAAATACAAAAAAGGCGAACTAACCGCAAACGTGGGTTATTCTACAGGCCACGAAGACGCCGATGATTATCAAACCATCGCTTACAACGTTTATCAGCCAACACCATCAAACCGCCTGCGCAAGCAAATTAATGTAAACGGCGAGCAGGGCTATAATGTTAACCTGCAAACCGATTATACCCAACCATTAAGCAATAACAACAAAATTGAACTGGGTTACCGCAGCACATTTGCCCAAAACGATAGCCACAATGATGTGGACAGCCTGTTGGGTACCAGCTATGTACCTGATGGCCGCCTGACCAACCACTTTTTATACAAGGAACAGGTGCACGCCGTATATGGCAATTATCAGCAGCAATTTGGCCAGTTTGGCGTACAAGTTGGTTTACGTGCCGAGAGCGCCCATATCCGTACCCTGTTGCGTGAAGGTAATGTTGCCAACGGGCAAGACTACTTTAGGGTGTACCCAAGTATTTTCCTGAGCGATAAATTGTCGGAAAACCAAACTTTACAGATCAGCTATACACGTCGGGTAAGTCGCCCGCGAGACAGGCAGATCTCGCCGTTTTTAGATACCAGCGACCCGTATAACTACCAGCAGGGTACGCCTACGCTGAAACCGGAGGACACCCACTCGTTCGAGTTAAGCTACATCAACTACTGGAAGTCGGTTACACTTACCTCATCGCTTTATACCCGCATCACTAACGATAATATCCAGCGGGTGCGCACGCCGTATAACAATTCTACTACCGTTGTGGTACTGCATTCAGAGAATATCACCAGTTCGCAAAACAGTGGTTTTGAGTTGATCGGCAAGGTAAATGCCACGCAAAATTTAGATATCACCGCCAACGTTAACGCCTACTACAGCTACCTGCAGGCCGCGCCACAGTTTGGCCTTAACAGCACATCGGGCTTTGCCTGGAACGGTAACCTGACCGCCAACATTAAGCCTGCAAAAAAACTGGGTGTACAATTACGCGGCGATTACAACGCACCGCAGGTGATCAGCCAGGGTAAACAGCGTGCCATGTATGGTTTAGATGGCGGCCTGAAATACGATATCACTAAAGCGCTTAACCTGAGCGCCAACGTACGCGATATCTTCAACAGCCGCAAATTCGGGTCGAACATTGATTATATGGCGGGTACAGCTTCCATACATTCCGAATCGGTGCGCCGCTTCCAAACCCGCACCATGCAGGTTACCTTATCTTACCGCTTTGGTTCGGCGCCTGATGATGGTAACAAGAAGAAAGGCAAAAAGGATAAAAAGGACGGTAATAACGGCGATGATATGGGCGGCAACCCTGATGAGGGTGGCAATGGCGGCGGAAAGCTGTAG
- a CDS encoding head GIN domain-containing protein: protein MKTLTKILFTALLLAGFNSAFADTEDRHLSGFHAISVMGSFDVYVTQGPSESVKVEAPADVMSKIITEVKGDVLKVRNKDDNFNWRNLFSSNNHKKIVIYVTVKEVHDISLSGSGDVFFKEGINAPKLSLSISGSGDVLGKVNVKSLESSISGSGDIKLSGNAETSTISTNGSGDFSGRDLVTVNTMVRISGSGDASVNASQKVDARVSGSGDIRYTGGATQVSSHTSGSGSVHKF, encoded by the coding sequence ATGAAAACACTGACTAAGATCTTATTTACCGCGTTGCTGCTGGCGGGTTTCAACAGCGCTTTCGCCGATACGGAAGACCGTCATCTTTCGGGTTTCCACGCTATCAGCGTAATGGGTTCGTTTGATGTATATGTTACCCAGGGGCCGTCTGAATCGGTTAAGGTGGAAGCGCCTGCCGATGTAATGAGCAAGATCATTACCGAAGTTAAGGGTGATGTATTAAAGGTGCGCAATAAGGACGATAACTTTAACTGGCGCAACCTTTTTAGCAGCAACAACCACAAAAAAATTGTGATCTACGTTACCGTAAAAGAAGTGCACGATATTAGCCTGTCGGGTTCTGGCGATGTATTTTTTAAGGAAGGTATCAACGCGCCAAAACTGAGCTTAAGCATCAGTGGTTCTGGCGATGTATTGGGTAAGGTGAACGTGAAAAGCCTGGAGAGCAGCATCAGCGGTTCGGGCGATATCAAATTATCAGGCAACGCCGAAACTTCTACCATCAGCACCAATGGTTCGGGTGATTTTAGCGGCCGCGACCTGGTTACTGTAAATACGATGGTACGCATCAGCGGCTCTGGCGACGCCAGCGTAAATGCCTCGCAAAAGGTAGATGCCCGTGTAAGCGGTTCAGGCGATATCCGTTATACCGGCGGCGCAACCCAGGTATCAAGCCATACCTCGGGCAGTGGCAGCGTGCACAAGTTTTAA
- a CDS encoding IS4 family transposase, with protein sequence MSFSSGKAPFIFSRDAFVDGIITPLQDSITNTLDRDKLDVFARQSGFLQRRSKLKPDEFIDTLMFSGLDHGQLSLQDCCNDLARQHQTALSKVALHKRFNSKSLNFLKLVLAEQLSSRLNIKGTDDWQPFSRVVIADSCKFSLPAQCKDDYPGFTNFGNVSSIMNIQYAFDIKNGDWENLELTRATENDQSHSKKTLHRIGRGELHIRDLGFVTPSYLRKVVSEQAFFLNRLHPQWKPLQHGSGKPVDWAALHQKMNRSGKLQFETMVTIGTGEDGFNCRLIAVPVPEQVWAERIRIAQQRAKSQKVALSDEYKSRCRFSIFITNTPITTLKAAEVIQLYRLRWQIELVFKTWKSLLAIHKVRAARTERLECQLVAKFIWIFINWKIFRFVDSVIRKNQPAYALSIWKFFKHARLNSQVIRSVVAGELPLKDWWERFLFPIIKSLLIEPKKGKKAAFEIVYEVFKNLS encoded by the coding sequence GTGTCATTTTCTTCGGGAAAAGCTCCTTTTATCTTCAGCCGCGACGCATTTGTTGATGGCATTATCACGCCCTTACAGGACAGTATTACTAATACGCTTGATCGCGACAAACTTGATGTGTTTGCGCGGCAAAGCGGATTTCTGCAACGGAGGTCCAAGCTTAAACCCGACGAGTTTATCGATACATTGATGTTCAGTGGTCTTGATCATGGGCAACTCAGTTTGCAGGACTGCTGCAACGACCTGGCCCGGCAGCACCAAACCGCTCTTAGCAAAGTCGCATTACATAAGCGGTTCAATTCAAAGAGCCTGAACTTCCTCAAGCTTGTGCTGGCCGAACAACTCTCATCCAGGCTGAATATCAAAGGGACGGACGACTGGCAGCCGTTTTCACGGGTAGTGATCGCCGACTCCTGCAAGTTTTCTCTGCCGGCACAATGCAAGGATGACTATCCCGGTTTTACAAACTTCGGCAATGTATCATCCATTATGAATATCCAATATGCTTTTGATATCAAAAACGGGGATTGGGAAAACCTGGAATTGACCAGGGCTACCGAAAATGACCAAAGTCATTCCAAAAAAACACTGCACCGTATTGGCAGGGGGGAGTTGCATATCCGCGACCTGGGCTTTGTTACTCCATCATACCTCAGAAAAGTGGTGAGTGAACAAGCCTTTTTCCTCAATCGCTTACATCCGCAATGGAAACCCCTGCAGCATGGTTCGGGCAAGCCTGTCGATTGGGCGGCGCTCCACCAAAAAATGAATCGCAGCGGGAAATTGCAGTTCGAAACAATGGTTACTATCGGAACCGGGGAGGATGGCTTCAACTGCCGCCTGATCGCTGTTCCCGTACCGGAACAGGTATGGGCCGAACGGATACGGATAGCTCAACAAAGAGCCAAAAGCCAGAAGGTCGCTCTTTCCGATGAATATAAGTCTCGTTGCCGGTTCAGCATATTTATTACAAATACGCCGATAACCACCCTTAAAGCCGCGGAAGTCATTCAACTATATCGTTTAAGATGGCAGATCGAACTCGTGTTCAAGACCTGGAAATCGCTGCTTGCCATCCATAAGGTAAGGGCTGCCAGGACTGAAAGGCTGGAGTGTCAACTGGTCGCCAAATTTATCTGGATATTTATCAACTGGAAGATATTCCGCTTTGTCGATTCCGTCATTCGGAAAAACCAGCCGGCCTACGCCCTTTCCATTTGGAAATTCTTTAAACATGCCCGCCTTAATAGCCAAGTCATCAGAAGTGTGGTTGCCGGTGAATTACCATTAAAAGATTGGTGGGAAAGGTTCCTTTTTCCAATTATAAAAAGTCTGTTGATCGAACCGAAAAAAGGAAAAAAGGCAGCTTTTGAAATTGTCTATGAGGTCTTTAAGAACTTAAGTTAA